One part of the Nymphaea colorata isolate Beijing-Zhang1983 chromosome 8, ASM883128v2, whole genome shotgun sequence genome encodes these proteins:
- the LOC116259579 gene encoding uncharacterized protein LOC116259579: MFSLGHLPFMSSLPTNACLTTKQRPSVVILPLPSSTTPHQLPSCAMSKSFFPVKSSEPTSTVSMVDAGKWPSGSKRASVATRAAPLTQNESALAEEADGCGLGIVSFLRNKNMLITGTTGFLGKLLIEKILRSQPDVGKLFLLIQGPNHEAVIERLKKEIINAKLFKCLKRIHGSSYEAFMLSKLIPVAGHLEEDSLGMEEKIEKVIEDQVHLIISCAANTRFDERYDVAMSTNTNGMSRLVKLARRCRKLQVFLHVSTAYVHGARIGLIKERPFIFGDSLAREEAMATQSEETPPILDIREEVKMIDDTLKGLEESMATPRMKDLGLKRANVHGWDNVYSFTKAMGEMVIGTMSNDIPTIIVRPSIVGSTIQDPFPGWIQGLRMLDPIMVYYGKGRLNFFTAGGETIADLVPADMVVNAILAAIARHGSSGVAGLNIYHTGTSSINPLRWDELFEHCYEHYHSFPFIDSQGKAVRVERVKLFDTLAAISSHLSAERNGSSKEVKGTNMMLKKLSMAYAPPASCTFNSLPLKITQPAPLVRMVDRKCTSQSKRDLVVTRAGILTTPKDREVAEEDEEDECGLGIEEFLRDKNMLITGTTGFVGKLLIEKILRSQPDVGKLFLLIQGPNQEAVNKRLRHEIINSELFKRLKGVHGSSYAPFMLSKLVPVIGHLQEDSLGMEEKVQKYLADNVDVIVSCAANTKFDERYDVALNTNTNGGSRLVKLARGCRKLQVFLHVSTAFEIPPILDIGGETKIINDTLEGRVENTASLTPRMKELGLERAKIHGWPNVYSFTKAMGEMVIGTISSDLPTVIVRPTIIGSTIQDPFPGWIQGLRMLDPIMVYYGKGRLNFFTAGGETIADLVPADMVVNAILAAIARHGSSGVAGLNIYHTGTSSINPLRWDELFEHCYEHYHSFPFIDSQGKAVRVERVKLFDTLAAISSHLSAERNGSSKEVKGTNMMLKKLSMAYAP, encoded by the exons ATGTTCAGCTTAGGCCATCTTCCTTTCATGTCTTCTCTCCCAACGAATGCTTGCCTAACAACTAAGCAAAGGCCTTCCGTCGTCATTCTCCCTCTCCCATCGTCCACTACACCACACCAGCTGCCTTCATGCGCCATGTCCAAATCTTTCTTCCCAGTCAAAAGCTCAGAACCGACTTCCACGGTGAGCATGGTTGATGCCGGAAAGTGGCCGTCGGGATCGAAAAGAGCTTCGGTGGCGACGAGGGCTGCACCTTTGACGCAGAACGAGAGCGCTTTGGCTGAAGAAGCGGATGGCTGTGGTCTTGGAATTGTGTCCTTCCTCAGAAATAAGAACATGCTTATCACAGGGACGACCGGATTTCTTGGAAAAC TGCTTATAGAGAAGATACTCCGGAGTCAGCCTGACGTTGGCAAGCTTTTTCTTCTAATTCAAGGTCCAAACCACGAGGCTGTGATTGAAAGACTAAAAAAGGAA ATAATCAATGCTAAACTCTTCAAGTGTTTGAAGCGAATCCACGGGAGTTCTTACGAAGCTTTTATGCTGAGCAAGCTGATCCCGGTAGCTGGACATCTCGAAGAGGACTCATTGGGAATGGAGGAAAAGATCGAAAAGGTTATTGAAGACCAAGTTCACCTAATTATAAGTTGCGCTGCAAACACAAGGTTTGATGAAAG GTATGATGTTGCTATGAGTACAAACACAAATGGCATGTCCAGGCTTGTAAAGCTCGCAAGAAGATGCAGGAAACTTCAGGTCTTCCTGCATGTCTCCACAG CTTATGTACATGGAGCGAGAATTGGACTGATAAAGGAAAGGCCGTTCATATTTGGGGATAGCTTAGCACGGGAGGAAGCCATGGCAACACAATCTGAAGAAACTCCACCCATCTTGGATATTCGAGAAGAAGTCAAGATGATAGACGACACTCTGAAAGGGTTAGAAGAAAGCATGGCAACTCCAAGAATGAAAGATTTGGGCCTCAAAAG GGCAAATGTCCATGGTTGGGATAATGTTTATTCCTTCACAAAAGCAATGGGAGAGATGGTGATCGGAACCATGTCCAACGACATCCCAACAATAATTGTTCGGCCCAGCATTGTTGGAAGCACAATCCAAGACCCATTCCCAGGGTGGATTCAAGGACTCAG GATGCTAGACCCGATTATGGTCTACTACGGGAAAGGCCGACTGAACTTCTTCACGGCAGGAGGAGAAACGATTGCTGACTTG GTGCCTGCAGACATGGTCGTAAACGCAATCTTGGCTGCAATAGCAAGGCATGGATCGTCAGGTGTTGCAGGGCTGAACATTTATCACACCGGAACAAGTTCCATAAACCCCTTACGATGGGATGAGCTGTTTGAACACTGTTATGAGCACTATCactcctttcctttcattgatTCACAAGGAAAAGCGGTTCGAGTGGAGAGGGTGAAGCTCTTCGACACACTGGCAGCCATATCTTCACATTTGTCAGCTGAGAGGAATGGTAGCTCAAAAGAAGTGAAGGGCACGAACATGATGTTAAAAAAGTTATCGATGGCATACGCGCCA CCGGCTTCATGCACCTTCAATTCTTTGCCGCTCAAAATCACGCAACCAGCTCCGCTCGTGAGAATGGTGGACCGAAAGTGCACATCTCAATCGAAAAGAGATTTGGTCGTCACAAGGGCAGGAATATTGACGACGCCGAAGGATAGGGAGGTGGCtgaagaagacgaagaggaCGAATGTGGTCTAGGGATCGAGGAGTTCCTCCGAGATAAGAACATGCTTATCACAGGAACAACCGGCTTTGTTGGAAAAC TGCTCATAGAGAAGATCCTCCGGAGTCAGCCTGACGTGGGCAAgcttttccttctcattcaaGGGCCAAACCAAGAGGCTGTGAACAAAAGATTAAGACACGAa ATAATCAACTCCGAACTCTTCAAGCGTTTGAAGGGTGTACACGGGAGTTCTTACGCACCTTTTATGCTAAGCAAGCTGGTCCCAGTAATTGGACATCTTCAAGAGGACTCTTTGGGAATGGAGGAAAAAGTGCAGAAGTATCTTGCAGACAATGTCGACGTAATTGTAAGTTGCGCTGCGAACACCAAGTTCGACGAAAG GTACGATGTTGCTCTGAATACAAACACCAATGGGGGGTCGAGGCTGGTAAAGCTTGCAAGAGGATGCAGGAAACTTCAGGTCTTCTTGCACGTCTCCACAG CTTTT GAAATCCCACCCATCTTGGATATTGGTGGCGAAACCAAGATAATAAACGACACTCTGGAAGGACGGGTGGAAAACACGGCATCTCTAACTCCAAGAATGAAAGAGTTGGGTCTCGAAAG GGCAAAGATCCACGGTTGGCCAAATGTTTATTCTTTCACAAAAGCGATGGGTGAGATGGTGATCGGTACCATCTCAAGCGACCTCCCAACAGTCATTGTTCGGCCTACCATCATTGGAAGCACAATCCAAGACCCATTCCCGGGGTGGATTCAAGGACTCAG GATGCTAGACCCGATTATGGTCTACTACGGGAAAGGCCGACTGAACTTCTTCACGGCAGGAGGAGAAACGATTGCTGACTTG GTGCCTGCAGACATGGTCGTAAACGCAATCTTGGCTGCAATAGCAAGGCATGGATCGTCAGGTGTTGCAGGGCTGAACATTTATCACACCGGAACAAGTTCCATAAACCCCTTACGATGGGATGAGCTGTTTGAACACTGTTATGAGCACTATCactcctttcctttcattgatTCACAAGGAAAAGCGGTTCGAGTGGAGAGGGTGAAGCTCTTCGACACACTGGCAGCCATATCTTCACATTTGTCAGCTGAGAGGAATGGTAGCTCAAAAGAAGTGAAGGGCACGAACATGATGTTAAAAAAGTTATCGATGGCATACGCGCCATAG